Proteins found in one Paenibacillus borealis genomic segment:
- a CDS encoding response regulator transcription factor produces the protein MIIVDDEERARVGIRTLIDWQAHGITIVAEARDGQEALDILGTHQVDIMLTDIRMPQMDGLELISIVSGKYPHIKSVIMSGYDDFAYAQQAIRVGASNYLLKPSRRQEILSTVLDITEQIQSEKLEIKSLEHLRQGFRESLPLLKEKTLSQLVLTESPAYPRLLANLKMNNLVFPYLLYGVILLRIDNFRQLHQKYLHEDTELLKYGLKNICEESLPETIVCIAFEHQDDIVLILNTDELLDHEELSGYIRIIQDNILSYLRFTVSAGIGSIDKNLQHLRRSFLEASQALNTRNYTGTGKIVEFSGEFDDEASQSSYPLHEEQEVLKAVRNGSPEEIAGKLTLFNVALQPETVSRDQVIKSSLALFFALYKLCIENNVNVNKVFGQNLTELIQVLSRSSLDHIFQSLLETALLVSEHLTSKKNSNKLLEAAKLYIGQNYMKDINREIVAREIYITPGYLSLLFKQQLKTSFTDYLHKVRIEHACLLFKDPGMRIEDIALQSGYNDTKYFYQVFKKYKGITPNQFRSNAE, from the coding sequence ATGATTATCGTGGACGATGAAGAACGGGCCCGGGTCGGAATCAGAACCTTAATCGACTGGCAGGCGCACGGAATTACTATTGTTGCCGAGGCAAGAGACGGCCAGGAAGCACTGGATATTCTGGGTACCCACCAGGTCGACATCATGCTGACGGACATCCGGATGCCGCAAATGGATGGTCTGGAGTTAATCTCCATTGTCTCAGGGAAGTATCCCCATATTAAATCGGTGATTATGAGCGGGTATGATGATTTCGCCTATGCCCAGCAGGCGATTAGAGTCGGGGCCAGTAACTACCTGCTGAAACCAAGCAGAAGACAGGAAATTCTGAGCACTGTACTGGACATCACCGAGCAGATTCAATCGGAGAAGCTGGAGATCAAATCGCTGGAGCATCTGCGGCAGGGCTTCCGGGAGAGTCTGCCCCTGCTGAAGGAGAAGACCTTAAGCCAGCTGGTTCTCACCGAAAGTCCTGCATATCCGCGGCTGCTGGCCAATCTGAAGATGAACAATCTGGTATTTCCTTATCTGCTGTATGGCGTGATACTGCTGCGGATTGATAATTTCCGGCAGCTGCACCAGAAATATCTGCATGAGGATACGGAGCTGCTGAAATACGGGCTGAAGAATATTTGTGAGGAGTCCCTTCCGGAGACGATAGTATGTATCGCCTTTGAACATCAGGATGATATTGTGCTGATCCTTAATACGGATGAGCTGCTGGATCACGAGGAATTAAGCGGCTATATCCGGATCATTCAAGACAATATCCTGAGTTATCTCCGGTTCACGGTCTCTGCCGGAATCGGAAGTATAGATAAGAATCTTCAGCATTTACGGCGTTCTTTTCTGGAGGCATCCCAGGCGCTGAATACGAGAAACTACACAGGCACCGGCAAAATTGTGGAGTTCAGCGGGGAATTTGATGATGAAGCCTCCCAATCCTCCTATCCTTTGCATGAGGAGCAGGAGGTGCTTAAGGCTGTCCGGAACGGCTCCCCCGAAGAAATTGCCGGGAAGCTTACCCTGTTCAACGTGGCCCTTCAGCCCGAAACGGTATCCAGGGACCAGGTGATCAAGTCAAGCCTCGCCCTGTTCTTTGCGCTGTATAAATTATGCATTGAGAATAACGTCAACGTGAACAAGGTGTTCGGACAGAATCTGACCGAGCTGATCCAGGTTCTGTCCCGCTCCAGTCTGGATCACATTTTCCAGTCTCTGCTTGAGACTGCCCTTCTGGTTAGTGAGCATTTGACCTCCAAGAAGAACAGCAACAAATTGCTGGAAGCGGCCAAGCTCTATATCGGGCAAAATTACATGAAGGATATCAACCGCGAGATTGTCGCCAGGGAAATCTATATTACACCCGGCTATTTAAGCCTGCTGTTCAAGCAGCAGCTCAAAACCAGCTTCACCGATTATCTGCATAAGGTCCGCATCGAGCATGCCTGTCTGCTATTCAAAGATCCCGGAATGCGGATCGAGGACATCGCTCTGCAGTCCGGGTACAATGATACGAAATATTTCTATCAGGTGTTCAAAAAGTATAAGGGGATTACTCCGAATCAGTTCCGCAGTAATGCGGAGTAA
- a CDS encoding SDR family NAD(P)-dependent oxidoreductase — translation MPKHPTVVITGATSGLGQLVAIQLAKRGYHLVLTARSKERAEQTRQIIQAHNAKVNIRFFFGDLSLMQDVNRVGAEIAAACPVIDVLLNNAGLHAFEPRTTSEGLPEMIAVNYLAPWLLTHRLELPLRNAGKARVVNVASEASRRHGVLSLPGDLTDTTTFTARGSSPIYGKTKLLNIMFTAELARQWAGSGISVNALNPGFNVTGLGRELRFASVLERILKLLRLGDPQRGTDIITRLIVDQHYQEVTGGYFNVGTGKPIVPVSPGGDQAVQRKLWKDTQDLLDQRGYLR, via the coding sequence ATGCCGAAACATCCAACTGTTGTTATCACCGGAGCTACCAGCGGACTGGGGCAGCTTGTTGCCATTCAGTTAGCCAAACGCGGCTATCATCTTGTTCTGACTGCCCGCAGCAAAGAGCGGGCAGAGCAGACAAGACAAATTATACAAGCTCACAACGCTAAAGTGAATATCCGCTTCTTCTTCGGGGACCTGTCGCTGATGCAGGATGTGAACCGGGTTGGCGCAGAAATTGCCGCCGCCTGTCCAGTGATCGACGTACTTCTGAACAATGCAGGCCTCCATGCCTTCGAACCCCGCACGACTTCCGAAGGATTGCCGGAGATGATTGCGGTGAACTATCTGGCGCCGTGGCTGCTGACACACAGACTGGAGCTACCGCTGCGCAATGCCGGAAAGGCCCGGGTAGTCAATGTAGCCTCTGAAGCTTCACGCCGCCACGGTGTGCTCAGTCTGCCCGGAGATTTAACAGATACTACAACATTTACTGCCCGCGGGTCTTCACCTATCTATGGCAAAACCAAACTATTAAACATTATGTTCACTGCAGAACTGGCCCGCCAGTGGGCAGGCAGCGGGATCAGTGTCAATGCCCTGAACCCGGGCTTCAATGTAACCGGTCTGGGTCGTGAGCTGCGGTTCGCCTCGGTGCTTGAACGGATCTTGAAGCTTTTGCGTCTCGGAGATCCGCAGAGAGGAACTGATATTATCACACGGTTAATCGTGGACCAGCATTATCAGGAGGTGACCGGAGGATACTTTAACGTGGGCACAGGGAAGCCGATCGTACCGGTATCTCCCGGCGGAGATCAAGCGGTGCAGCGCAAGCTCTGGAAGGATACTCAGGACTTGCTGGACCAGCGGGGTTATCTTCGGTAA
- a CDS encoding carbohydrate ABC transporter permease produces MTKSTKTILWVFFLFVALVQLFPLIWLADFSFLSSNEFYSSSILKWPSAPQWQNYINAWVDGKFLRYFINSAFITTVTILLTVVLSLTLGYAFTRMEWKFRSVFFTIILLGIMIPIHATLLPNFAIFKALGLTDSYLGLILPYTAVSVPMGTFILTGFLRSIPKALEESAIVDGANIYRIVFQIIAPLTAPALVTVVVTTFLNCWNEFIMASTFLSKDALKTLPFSVMNFAGQYSSDYGSQFAVMVLTSIPAIVIYAIFNEQITKGVTAGAVKG; encoded by the coding sequence ATGACCAAAAGTACTAAAACTATACTATGGGTGTTCTTCCTCTTTGTCGCCCTGGTTCAACTGTTCCCGTTAATCTGGCTGGCGGATTTCTCATTCCTCAGCAGCAATGAATTCTATTCTTCCAGCATCCTGAAATGGCCAAGCGCACCCCAATGGCAGAATTATATCAACGCCTGGGTAGACGGCAAGTTTCTGCGCTATTTCATTAATAGTGCGTTTATTACTACGGTAACAATCCTTCTGACCGTTGTGCTATCCTTAACGTTAGGGTATGCGTTTACACGGATGGAGTGGAAGTTCCGTTCGGTATTCTTCACCATCATCCTGCTCGGGATTATGATTCCGATCCATGCCACCCTGCTGCCCAACTTCGCGATCTTCAAAGCGCTGGGCTTGACCGACTCCTATTTGGGCCTGATTCTACCCTACACTGCGGTGTCCGTGCCCATGGGGACGTTCATCCTGACCGGGTTCCTGCGCAGTATTCCCAAAGCTCTGGAAGAGTCGGCAATTGTGGACGGGGCGAATATTTACCGGATTGTGTTCCAGATCATCGCACCGCTTACCGCACCTGCTCTGGTAACAGTAGTCGTAACGACTTTCCTGAACTGCTGGAATGAGTTCATTATGGCTTCGACCTTCCTCAGCAAGGATGCACTGAAAACGCTGCCTTTCTCGGTCATGAATTTCGCCGGCCAGTATTCCTCTGATTATGGCTCACAGTTTGCCGTCATGGTGCTGACCTCCATCCCTGCGATTGTCATCTACGCGATCTTCAATGAGCAGATTACGAAGGGC
- a CDS encoding ABC transporter substrate-binding protein encodes MVMNTKSTRNLLLITALAAVSVLSACGGNDQNDSAGSTNGNAADPAAEQVTLRVFSNLPDRKSGQGLAEQMVIDNYTKENPNVKIELETLAEEPFKNKLKAYMASNEALDITMVHGGAELNTLVQAGYVKELDPAGYEGETYNFLPGVYKSFTFNDKLYGLPRNSDYEVIYYNQKMFADNGVNVPTTYAELLDAAKQFRDKGIEPMSVNGKDLWSFAAFFQDLVIRVSGDQSLMLDAVEQKKNFTTDESFITAAKLLGEARDAKLFQESFMTADYGASQNLFTQGKAAMWYMGSWEAGMATNESLSEDFRNNVAVLKFPVVDGGKGKDTDLLAWNGGGYSLVSSSKHPEEAKKFFDYLMRADQWAKTVWDTGAAVPAQKYELTGTESGLQKQLTDVLTGATTTAGSLGLDYGTPKFKDDGQNAFGKFFAGGSTPEELLADLQKAAESQ; translated from the coding sequence ATGGTTATGAATACAAAATCCACACGGAATCTATTGCTGATTACAGCGCTGGCAGCTGTCTCGGTACTCAGTGCATGCGGAGGCAACGATCAGAATGATAGTGCGGGCAGTACAAACGGCAACGCAGCCGATCCCGCCGCTGAACAAGTCACATTGCGCGTGTTCTCCAACCTTCCGGACCGTAAATCGGGCCAGGGCCTGGCCGAGCAAATGGTGATCGACAACTATACGAAAGAGAATCCTAATGTGAAAATCGAGCTCGAAACGCTGGCCGAAGAGCCTTTTAAGAATAAATTAAAAGCCTATATGGCCTCAAATGAAGCGCTGGACATCACTATGGTGCACGGGGGAGCAGAGCTTAATACACTGGTTCAGGCTGGTTATGTGAAAGAGCTGGACCCGGCCGGGTACGAAGGGGAGACCTATAACTTCCTCCCGGGCGTATATAAGTCTTTCACCTTCAATGACAAATTGTATGGCCTGCCCCGGAACAGCGACTATGAGGTCATCTACTATAACCAAAAAATGTTTGCAGACAATGGCGTAAACGTACCCACTACTTATGCGGAGCTGCTGGATGCAGCCAAACAATTCCGTGACAAAGGCATTGAGCCGATGTCGGTGAACGGTAAAGACCTGTGGAGCTTCGCGGCATTCTTCCAGGATCTGGTCATTAGAGTGAGCGGAGATCAGAGTCTGATGCTGGATGCGGTGGAACAGAAGAAGAACTTCACAACCGATGAGAGCTTCATCACTGCTGCCAAGCTGCTGGGTGAGGCAAGAGATGCCAAGCTGTTCCAGGAATCATTCATGACCGCAGACTACGGTGCATCCCAGAACTTATTTACGCAGGGAAAAGCGGCAATGTGGTACATGGGCTCCTGGGAAGCGGGAATGGCTACGAATGAGAGCCTATCCGAAGACTTCCGCAATAATGTGGCTGTGCTGAAATTCCCTGTAGTGGATGGCGGCAAAGGCAAGGATACAGACCTTCTGGCCTGGAACGGCGGCGGCTATTCACTGGTCAGCAGCTCGAAGCATCCGGAAGAAGCCAAGAAATTCTTCGACTATCTGATGAGAGCAGATCAATGGGCCAAAACCGTCTGGGATACCGGCGCGGCTGTTCCTGCCCAGAAGTATGAGCTGACCGGCACGGAGAGCGGGCTGCAGAAACAGCTGACAGATGTTCTTACCGGAGCAACCACTACTGCAGGTTCACTGGGTCTTGATTACGGAACTCCGAAGTTTAAGGATGACGGACAGAACGCGTTCGGCAAATTCTTCGCCGGCGGTTCGACACCGGAAGAGCTGCTCGCAGACCTGCAGAAAGCAGCGGAATCCCAATAA
- a CDS encoding MarR family winged helix-turn-helix transcriptional regulator, with translation MKQSQHHNPPREELELALGAQLNALISASHALNVKAAARFDSSLQPAAFHIIRWLYSYGPASAAAIAEATAMDRSSVSRLIKQLESMGYVRREASPDDGRAILLSLTELGHQQTLGALNEKGSVFYERIAGWNDYELHQFINMLKQFNGL, from the coding sequence ATGAAGCAAAGTCAGCATCATAACCCTCCGAGGGAAGAACTGGAGCTTGCCCTGGGAGCGCAACTTAATGCACTTATCAGCGCATCGCATGCCCTGAATGTCAAAGCCGCCGCACGATTCGATTCCTCGCTGCAGCCGGCGGCCTTCCATATTATCCGCTGGCTCTATTCTTACGGGCCGGCGAGTGCTGCCGCCATCGCGGAAGCAACGGCCATGGACCGCAGCTCGGTCAGCCGTCTGATCAAACAGCTGGAGTCCATGGGCTATGTGAGAAGAGAGGCCTCCCCGGATGACGGACGTGCTATTCTTCTTTCGTTAACGGAGCTCGGACATCAGCAAACACTGGGTGCCCTGAATGAAAAGGGGTCTGTTTTTTATGAGCGTATTGCCGGCTGGAATGATTACGAGCTGCATCAGTTCATTAACATGCTCAAGCAGTTCAATGGGCTATAG
- a CDS encoding carbohydrate ABC transporter permease, with the protein MQKVFNNKMAIFLFVFPGILLFSLTFLVPIVLSGYYSFRDTLAPGTPSAFIGFANYTELLFHDSRFWLALRNAVLLGLGFIFIQHPIAIFFAIMLDRLGGKAEKWFRTIFFIPCVISVVVISKMWLSLLDPTFGAFNKLLDTLGLGFLKHAWLGDSSTALVTMLFILIWAGFGWGLLFYYAGLKGIPDEMYEAASLDGASGFKLHLRITVPLLSPVITVQITLAMITALKQMETVFLTTNGGPGDSTQFLAVYLYNKAFSASQYGYANAISILFIVVCLLATYLSNKLTRSDATEF; encoded by the coding sequence ATGCAAAAAGTATTCAACAATAAAATGGCCATCTTCCTGTTCGTCTTCCCGGGAATTCTCTTATTCTCCCTAACCTTTCTGGTCCCGATTGTGCTCAGCGGATACTATTCGTTCCGGGATACCCTGGCACCAGGCACACCGTCTGCATTCATAGGGTTCGCTAACTATACGGAATTGCTGTTTCACGACAGCCGTTTCTGGCTGGCGCTGCGGAATGCCGTTCTGCTGGGTCTAGGCTTCATCTTCATTCAACATCCGATTGCCATCTTTTTTGCCATTATGCTGGACCGCCTGGGCGGGAAAGCGGAGAAGTGGTTCAGAACGATCTTTTTCATTCCCTGCGTAATCTCTGTAGTGGTTATCTCCAAAATGTGGCTGTCGCTGCTCGACCCTACCTTCGGTGCATTCAACAAACTGCTGGATACACTGGGCCTTGGGTTCCTGAAGCATGCCTGGCTGGGGGACAGCAGTACAGCACTGGTTACGATGCTGTTCATTCTAATCTGGGCCGGATTCGGCTGGGGGCTGCTGTTCTATTATGCCGGCCTCAAAGGAATCCCTGATGAAATGTATGAAGCCGCTTCCCTGGATGGAGCTTCCGGCTTCAAGCTGCATCTGCGGATCACTGTTCCGCTGCTGTCACCGGTTATTACGGTGCAGATCACACTGGCTATGATTACCGCCTTGAAGCAGATGGAAACCGTGTTCCTGACCACCAACGGCGGTCCCGGCGATTCCACTCAATTCCTGGCTGTGTATCTCTATAACAAGGCATTCTCGGCCAGCCAATACGGCTATGCCAATGCCATTTCGATTCTCTTCATCGTTGTCTGCCTGCTGGCCACCTATCTCAGCAACAAACTTACCCGCAGTGATGCTACGGAATTCTAA
- a CDS encoding sensor histidine kinase has translation MNLRYKITILIFLLITAVTFAIGGYSYSISKKQIINKVSNSNQSVLKQIDSNLSRMQKTIADWVTVFSLASVVQETLRSNTPDSVEIEDQFYNGPTASMMNQMLVTGNFDYLALYGSLSAPMFQVATDDSSGAYGLDKITPHNIYKESVALNGASYWFPLTEENNVFIQSNRNDKLGMTRIIRDIVNGNRIGFVFVGINLETIRRTYLTDLYDQDHGILILNESGEQLLAAGKETNDKKAVDFVMKQAEAGIMSGYTIVNLQGADTLLNYNINANGWITLYSVPLSSLTEELNSIKSAVLIMILASLVLSIPLLMFFSSFLTAPIKTLLLSMRRFQNGQFEEKVNIKYWDEIGQLSRGYNNMVANIKALVDDAYLLKLKEQEAELKALQSQINPHFLYNMLDTIFWEAEAAGQDKISEMVINLSRLFRLSLNQGKSFTSVAKEKELIELYLSLQKMRFKDSLDFVIDIPEELHPYVILKLSLQPFIENALIHGIERKRGGGCVSISGQLTGDQLKFVIEDNGGGMSSETLQKILTLPDESDIYTARDTGGYAVQNVQARLKHFYKGDFTLNYTSVPGEGTRVEIVIPAILNDI, from the coding sequence ATGAATCTGCGTTATAAGATAACGATTCTTATCTTTCTCCTGATCACCGCAGTAACTTTTGCTATAGGCGGATATTCGTATAGCATCTCAAAAAAACAGATCATTAACAAAGTAAGCAACTCCAATCAGAGCGTGCTTAAGCAGATTGACAGCAATCTCTCCAGAATGCAGAAGACGATTGCCGACTGGGTTACGGTATTCAGCCTGGCTTCCGTTGTACAGGAGACGTTAAGAAGCAATACTCCGGATTCTGTCGAGATCGAGGATCAATTCTATAACGGGCCGACCGCGTCCATGATGAACCAGATGCTGGTAACCGGCAATTTCGACTATCTGGCGCTGTACGGCAGCCTGTCCGCACCCATGTTTCAGGTTGCCACCGATGACAGCAGCGGGGCCTACGGCCTGGACAAGATCACCCCTCACAATATTTATAAGGAATCCGTTGCCCTGAACGGCGCCTCCTATTGGTTCCCGCTGACGGAAGAGAATAATGTCTTTATTCAGAGCAACCGCAATGACAAGCTAGGTATGACCCGGATTATCCGCGATATTGTAAACGGAAACAGAATCGGCTTTGTATTTGTCGGCATTAATCTGGAGACGATCCGCAGAACCTATCTGACGGATCTCTATGATCAGGACCACGGTATTCTTATCCTGAATGAGAGCGGTGAACAGCTCCTGGCCGCAGGCAAAGAAACGAATGACAAGAAGGCAGTAGACTTCGTGATGAAGCAGGCTGAAGCCGGCATAATGTCCGGTTATACCATTGTGAACCTGCAAGGCGCAGATACGCTGCTGAACTATAATATCAATGCCAACGGCTGGATTACGCTGTACAGCGTGCCGCTCAGTTCGTTGACCGAGGAGCTTAACTCGATTAAGTCGGCTGTGCTGATCATGATTCTGGCCAGCTTGGTCCTTAGTATACCCCTGCTGATGTTTTTCTCCTCCTTCCTGACCGCACCGATCAAGACCCTTCTCCTGTCGATGCGCCGCTTTCAGAATGGACAGTTTGAAGAGAAGGTTAACATTAAATATTGGGATGAGATCGGCCAGTTAAGCCGGGGTTACAACAACATGGTCGCCAATATCAAGGCGCTGGTGGACGATGCCTATCTGCTTAAGCTTAAAGAGCAGGAAGCGGAGCTCAAGGCGCTGCAGTCCCAGATCAACCCCCATTTTCTGTATAACATGCTGGATACGATATTCTGGGAAGCCGAAGCTGCGGGCCAGGACAAGATCAGCGAGATGGTGATCAACCTCTCCAGACTGTTCAGATTAAGTCTTAACCAGGGCAAGAGCTTCACCAGCGTCGCCAAAGAGAAGGAGCTTATCGAGCTGTATCTGTCCCTGCAGAAAATGAGATTTAAAGACTCTCTGGATTTCGTAATCGATATCCCTGAAGAGCTGCATCCCTATGTCATTCTGAAGCTTAGCCTGCAGCCTTTTATTGAGAACGCGCTGATTCATGGGATTGAACGTAAACGCGGCGGCGGCTGTGTGAGTATCAGCGGACAATTAACCGGAGATCAGCTGAAGTTCGTGATTGAAGATAACGGGGGCGGCATGAGCAGCGAGACGCTGCAGAAGATTCTCACCCTGCCGGATGAATCGGATATTTATACAGCCCGGGATACCGGGGGATACGCGGTGCAGAATGTACAAGCCAGACTGAAGCATTTCTATAAAGGGGATTTCACCTTGAACTACACCAGCGTTCCGGGAGAGGGTACACGCGTGGAGATCGTAATTCCGGCTATCCTGAATGATATTTAG
- a CDS encoding glycosyl hydrolase 115 family protein yields MKSNEDFILAAPDQAVQIYLDPKGTDYNGLRRVADSFGADIKLVSGITPVMITQLEQLAGTVVIAGPIGGNELIDRLIAEGVLDVTAIQGKRECFRLQLVEAPMPGVDRALVIAGSDKRGTIYGIYSISETIGVSPWVYFADVVPYRNTTLSIPVSRLNRSSREPSVKYRGFFLNDDWPSLGSWVTHAFGDFNEDFYDKVFELILRLKGNFLWPAMWSAEFSLNGKSSPIANAVHADEYGIVMGTSHHEPLFRAGSEWQKVYAQYGTSNRWDFARNPQAITAFWEDGIKRNRHYDNLITLGMRGESDSALEGSDQENIELLKQIILTQKALLKKYNLEHMPQVLAVYKEVEKYWYGTAEVQGLKDWEVLQDVTILLSDDNFGNLRKIPEKHEQQREAGWGIYYHFDYHGGPHSYEWVNVTPLEKVWEQMTMAYDYGIRDIWVVNVGDLKPMELPLSYFMDLAYDFAGWGTGAINQTEEYTRRWVEQQFGSDLTTGTVDGIAQVLADYTRMNGRRKPEIIRADTFSVLHHQEAKRVLEQALSLEQAAAKYELKLPSPLKDAYYQLVYYPAVASANVIAMQIYAGLNNLYAERGSILANTYADLAERAIERDKQLEQHYNTGISGGKWQGMMSSPHVGYVNWNADGWSYPEVTRVIPAQEAIMIVGVEGTEQGYTAGTAGLPAFTNLQQESYEITVSSGGAGFEYEAASSADWIRLDRTQGWIDSGVTIRVSVDWEKVQGAASGHITLSGAGNTVTVQVTLEWTSLTNMPPVTFIETHHTVSIEAEHTASRVAKSGVEWKTISNYGRTLSSVKMLPAGISFDQPEEAPYLEYRLLVHQDGEYSLTAYIAPTNQLSPVSGLRYAAGFDGETPVTADALPPNYEGGNHDNEPWCRAVMDNIHTQVTRHRLDKGQHTLRVYGLDAGLVLQKLVLSSGPLPYSYLRPVESFHT; encoded by the coding sequence ATGAAATCGAATGAGGACTTTATACTTGCCGCGCCAGACCAGGCGGTTCAAATTTACCTGGACCCGAAGGGGACTGATTATAACGGACTGCGCCGGGTGGCGGATTCTTTCGGCGCGGATATCAAGCTGGTGAGCGGGATAACACCGGTAATGATTACGCAACTGGAGCAGCTCGCAGGAACCGTCGTCATCGCCGGACCCATAGGCGGAAATGAGCTGATCGACAGGCTGATTGCAGAAGGCGTCCTCGACGTCACGGCGATTCAAGGCAAGCGGGAATGCTTCCGGCTGCAGCTGGTTGAAGCTCCAATGCCTGGCGTGGACCGGGCGCTTGTCATTGCGGGCAGCGATAAACGCGGAACGATATACGGGATCTATTCGATTTCGGAAACGATTGGAGTCAGCCCGTGGGTGTATTTTGCCGATGTGGTTCCGTACAGGAACACCACCCTGTCCATTCCTGTAAGCAGGCTGAACCGCAGCTCCAGAGAGCCTTCCGTTAAATACAGGGGATTCTTCCTGAATGATGACTGGCCGTCGCTCGGCTCCTGGGTCACGCATGCTTTCGGTGATTTCAATGAGGATTTCTATGACAAAGTGTTCGAGCTGATCCTGAGACTGAAGGGGAACTTTCTGTGGCCGGCGATGTGGAGTGCAGAATTCAGTCTGAACGGGAAAAGCAGTCCGATTGCCAATGCGGTTCATGCCGATGAATACGGCATTGTTATGGGAACATCGCATCATGAGCCGTTGTTCCGGGCCGGCAGCGAATGGCAGAAGGTGTATGCGCAGTACGGGACAAGCAATCGGTGGGATTTCGCCCGCAACCCGCAGGCGATCACTGCTTTCTGGGAAGACGGGATCAAGCGCAACAGACACTATGACAATCTGATCACACTCGGCATGCGCGGAGAGAGCGACTCTGCACTGGAAGGCTCCGACCAGGAGAATATTGAGCTGCTGAAGCAGATTATCCTTACCCAGAAGGCGCTGCTGAAGAAATACAATCTGGAGCATATGCCGCAGGTGCTGGCAGTCTACAAAGAGGTTGAGAAATACTGGTACGGCACGGCAGAGGTGCAGGGGCTGAAGGACTGGGAGGTGCTGCAGGATGTGACGATTCTGCTCTCGGATGACAACTTCGGCAATCTCCGCAAAATCCCGGAAAAACATGAGCAGCAACGGGAGGCCGGCTGGGGGATCTACTACCATTTTGACTATCACGGCGGCCCGCACTCCTACGAGTGGGTGAATGTAACTCCGCTGGAGAAGGTCTGGGAGCAGATGACCATGGCGTATGATTACGGCATCCGCGATATTTGGGTGGTGAATGTCGGCGATCTGAAGCCGATGGAGCTGCCGCTATCCTACTTCATGGACTTAGCCTATGATTTTGCAGGCTGGGGAACCGGAGCGATTAACCAGACGGAGGAGTACACCCGGCGTTGGGTAGAGCAGCAGTTTGGATCAGACCTTACAACGGGGACGGTAGACGGAATCGCGCAGGTGTTAGCGGATTACACCCGGATGAACGGGCGGCGCAAGCCGGAGATTATCCGGGCTGACACCTTCAGTGTCCTGCATCATCAGGAGGCGAAGAGAGTGCTGGAACAAGCGCTCAGCCTGGAGCAGGCTGCTGCAAAGTATGAGCTGAAACTCCCTTCACCGCTGAAGGATGCCTACTACCAATTGGTCTATTATCCGGCAGTGGCCTCCGCCAATGTCATCGCAATGCAGATTTATGCGGGGCTGAACAACCTGTATGCTGAGCGGGGAAGTATTCTCGCCAATACCTATGCTGATCTGGCAGAGAGAGCTATTGAACGGGATAAGCAGCTGGAGCAGCACTACAATACCGGAATCTCAGGCGGAAAATGGCAGGGCATGATGAGCTCCCCTCATGTCGGCTATGTCAACTGGAATGCGGACGGGTGGAGTTATCCGGAAGTTACAAGAGTGATTCCAGCCCAGGAAGCTATCATGATTGTGGGTGTAGAGGGGACGGAGCAGGGTTACACCGCAGGGACAGCAGGCCTCCCGGCGTTTACGAATCTGCAGCAGGAAAGCTATGAGATTACGGTCAGCAGCGGCGGAGCGGGGTTCGAATATGAGGCAGCCAGCAGCGCGGACTGGATCAGGCTGGACCGGACCCAAGGCTGGATTGACAGCGGAGTAACGATCCGGGTTTCAGTAGATTGGGAGAAGGTGCAAGGGGCGGCTTCGGGCCATATTACTCTATCAGGTGCCGGCAATACTGTAACCGTGCAAGTAACATTGGAGTGGACCAGCCTCACCAATATGCCGCCGGTGACCTTCATCGAGACGCATCACACCGTCTCTATCGAAGCGGAGCATACTGCAAGCCGTGTGGCGAAATCCGGGGTCGAGTGGAAGACGATCAGCAACTACGGCCGGACCTTATCTTCGGTCAAAATGCTCCCCGCCGGCATCTCCTTTGATCAGCCGGAGGAAGCGCCTTACCTGGAGTACCGGCTGCTCGTCCATCAGGACGGCGAATACAGCCTGACCGCTTATATCGCGCCGACGAACCAGTTGTCTCCGGTCAGCGGACTGAGATATGCCGCCGGATTCGACGGGGAAACGCCGGTCACCGCAGACGCGCTGCCGCCGAATTATGAGGGCGGCAATCATGACAATGAGCCGTGGTGCCGTGCGGTCATGGACAATATCCATACGCAGGTTACCCGCCATAGGCTCGACAAGGGCCAGCATACGCTGCGCGTGTACGGACTGGATGCAGGACTTGTCCTGCAGAAGCTGGTGCTGTCCTCCGGACCGCTGCCGTATTCCTATCTGAGGCCGGTGGAGAGCTTCCATACCTGA